One Brassica oleracea var. oleracea cultivar TO1000 chromosome C7, BOL, whole genome shotgun sequence genomic window carries:
- the LOC106303370 gene encoding malate dehydrogenase [NADP], chloroplastic-like, giving the protein MAMSELSTPKTTSPFLRSSSQLRLSSKLHLSNQFRHLLLPPPLHTTSISKSLALFSQNSQAPVAVQENGSVKTKKECYGVFCLTYDLKALASGSVLGPNQPIALKLLGSERSIQALEGVAMELEDSVFPLLREVDIGTYPYEVFQDVDWALLIGAKP; this is encoded by the exons ATGGCCATGTCTGAGCTTTCAACCCCCAAAACGACGTCGCCTTTCCTCCGCTCTTCGTCTCAGCTTCGCCTCTCCTCCAAGTTGCATCTTTCAAACCAGTTTCGCCATCTTCTTCTTCCTCCACCTCTCCACACAACTTCCATCTCCAAATCTCTTGCTCTGTTTTCTCAGAA TAGCCAAGCACCTGTCGCGGTTCAAGAAAATGGGTCGGTGAAGACGAAGAAAGAGTGTTATGGAGTGTTCTGCCTCACCTATGACCTCAAAGCT CTTGCTTCAGGTTCAGTGTTAGGACCAAACCAGCCCATTGCTTTGAAACTTCTTGGATCAGAGAGATCAATCCAAGCCCTCGAAGGTGTTGCAATGGAGCTGGAGGATTCCGTGTTCCCCTTGTTGAGAGAAGTTGATATAGGAACATATCCATATGAAGTGTTTCAAGATGTGGACTGGGCTCTTCTGATTGGTGCAAAGCCTTGA
- the LOC106304673 gene encoding MLP-like protein 328 has product MATSGTYVTEVPLKGTAEKHYKRWKSENFLFPDAIGHHIQNVTVHDGEWDSHGGIKIWNYTLDGKQEVFKEKREIDDENKTMTVRGLEGHVMELFKVYDLVGQFIPKTEDSCICKITMVWEKRNDEVPEPSSYMKLLKCMVLDMEDHVLKA; this is encoded by the exons ATGGCGACGTCGGGAACATACGTTACGGAGGTTCCTTTAAAAGGGACGGCGGAGAAACACTACAAGAGGTGGAAGAGCGAAAATTTTCTCTTCCCTGATGCCATCGGCCACCACATTCAAAATGTTACCGTTCACGACGGCGAATGGGACTCCCACGGGGGTATCAAGATTTGGAACTACACATTGG ATGGAAAGCAGGAGGTATTTAAGGAGAAGAGAGAAATAGACGATGAGAATAAAACAATGACGGTTAGAGGACTTGAAGGTCATGTAATGGAGCTGTTCAAGGTTTATGACCTCGTCGGCCAATTTATTCCCAAGACTGAAGATAGTTGCATATGCAAAATCACTATGGTTTGGGAGAAGCGCAACGATGAAGTCCCCGAACCAAGCAGCTACATGAAACTCCTCAAGTGCATGGTTCTAGACATGGAGGACCACGTCCTCAAAGCTTAA
- the LOC106305806 gene encoding reticulon-like protein B1: protein MTDEHKHKHDEPVTASEPAVEVVERESLMDKISEKLHHGGDSSSDDDDKNMSSDSSSSMKSKVYRLFGREKPVHKVLGGGKPADIFMWKNKKMSGGVLGGATAAWVLFELMEYHLLTLLCHVMIVVLAVLFLWSNATMFINKSPPKIPEVHIPEEPILQLASGLRVQINRGFSSLREIASGRDLKKFLTAIAGLWVVSILGGWFNFLTLAYIALVLLFTVPLAYDKFEDKVDPLGEKAMIEIKKQYAVLDEKVLSKIPLGPLKNKKKD, encoded by the exons ATGACGGACGAACACAAACACAAACACGACGAACCTGTAACCGCTTCGGAGCCAGCTGTTGAGGTTGTGGAGAGGGAATCGCTGATGGACAAGATCTCGGAGAAGCTCCACCACGGTGGCGATTCTTCGTCAGATGACGACGACAAGAATATGTCTTCCGACTCTTCGTCTTCAATGAAATCGAAAGTTTACCGCTTGTTCGGAAGGGAGAAGCCTGTTCACAAGGTCCTCGGCGGTGGAAAAC CGGCGGATATATTCATGTGGAAGAACAAGAAGATGTCTGGTGGTGTACTCGGCGGTGCTACAGCCGCTTGGGTTCTCTTTGAGTTGATGGAGTATCACCTTCTTACTCTCCTCTGCCACGTCATGATTGTTGTGCTGGCTGTGTTGTTTCTCTGGTCTAATGCCACCATGTTTATCAACAA GTCTCCACCGAAGATTCCTGAAGTTCATATCCCTGAGGAGCCTATTCTCCAGCTTGCGTCTGGGCTTAGGGTTCAAATCAATAGAGGCTTCTCTTCTCTTCGTGAGATTGCATCTGGAAGGGATCTCAAGAAGTTTCTTACT GCTATTGCTGGCTTATGGGTTGTGTCGATCTTGGGTGGCTGGTTCAATTTCTTGACATTGGCATACATAG CTCTTGTGCTGCTCTTCACGGTTCCTCTTGCCTACGACAAGTTCGAGGACAAAGTCGACCCGTTAGGTGAGAAAGCAATGATAGAGATCAAGAAGCAGTATGCAGTGTTGGACGAGAAGGTGTTGAGCAAGATCCCATTGGGCCCGTTGAAGAACAAGAAGAAAGATTAG
- the LOC106303920 gene encoding dirigent protein 6 → MASLAEKQLLKALFSLFLLVLLFSDTVYSSRKTLDQRKPCKHFSFYFHDILYDGDNVANATSAAIVSPPGLGNFKFGKFVIFDGPITMDKNYLSEPVARAQGFYFYDMKTDFNSWFSYTLVFNSTEHKGTLNIMGADLMMEPTRDLSVVGGTGDFFMARGIATFVTDLFQGARYFRVKMDIKLYECY, encoded by the coding sequence ATGGCATCTCTTGCAGAGAAACAACTCCTCAAAGCCCTCTTCTCATTATTTTTATTAGTTCTACTCTTTTCCGATACCGTTTATTCGTCCCGTAAAACATTGGATCAGAGAAAACCATGCAAACATTTCTCTTTCTACTTCCATGACATCCTCTACGATGGCGACAACGTAGCAAACGCAACCTCGGCCGCTATCGTGAGCCCTCCGGGATTAGGAAACTTCAAGTTCGGTAAGTTTGTGATCTTTGATGGCCCCATAACAATGGACAAGAACTATCTCTCTGAACCCGTGGCTCGCGCACAAGGCTTCTATTTCTATGACATGAAGACGGACTTCAACTCGTGGTTTTCCTACACCTTGGTGTTTAACTCGACGGAACACAAAGGCACATTGAACATAATGGGCGCAGACTTGATGATGGAGCCGACAAGAGATTTATCGGTCGTTGGTGGGACTGGTGATTTCTTCATGGCTCGTGGGATCGCCACATTCGTGACGGATCTATTTCAAGGGGCTAGGTATTTCCGTGTTAAGATGGATATTAAACTCTATGAATGTTACTAA
- the LOC106305808 gene encoding 4-hydroxybenzoate polyprenyltransferase, mitochondrial isoform X2 translates to MAFFVLSRVSRRLLKPTVSATLSVFHSQQHIYLSTPVTITHYINPLSKYTLWNHHNHQANRLVAGMWSSSLVLERGRQEMSGFGGVKEDSSWIDLYLPERARGYAKLARLDKPIGTWLLAWPCMWSIALAADPGSLPSFKMMGLFGCGAILLRGAGCTINDLLDQDIDTKVDRTRLRPIASGLLTPFQGLQFLVLQLLLGLGILLQLNNYSRLLGASSLFLVFSYPLMKRFTFWPQAFLGLTINWGALLGWAAVKGSVEPAVVLPLYLSGICWTLVYDTIYAHQDKEDDVKVGVKSTALRFGDNTKLWLTGFGTASMGLLALSGLSADLGWQYYASLVAASGQLGWQIGTADFSSRPDCSRKFVSNKWFGAIIFSGVVLGRSFQ, encoded by the exons ATGGCGTTTTTTGTGCTGTCCCGTGTTTCAAGACGGTTGTTGAAACCAACCGTCTCGGCAACTCTCTCTGTATTCCACTCTCAACAACATATATACTTGTCCACACCTGTTACTATTACACACTACATCAACCCTTTGTCTAAGTATACTCTGTGGAATCATCATAACCACCAAGCTAATAGATTGGTTGCTGGAATGTGGTCGTCGTCTTTGGTTTTGGAAAGGGGTCGTCAGGAGATGAGTGGTTTTGGTGGTGTTAAGGAAGATTCTTCTTGGATAGATTTGTATTTACCAGAAAGAGCTAGAGGTTATGCTAAGCTTGCTCGTTTGGATAAACCTATTGGCACTTGGTTGCTTGCTTGGCCTTGTATGTG GTCAATTGCGTTGGCTGCTGATCCTGGGAGCCTTCCTAGTTTTAAAATGATGGGTTTGTTTGGTTGCGGAGCTATACTTCTTAGAGGTGCTGGCTGTACTATAAATGATCTGCTTGATCAGGACATTGATACAAAG GTTGATCGTACAAGATTAAGACCTATAGCCAGTGGTCTTTTGACACCGTTCCAAGGGCTTCAATTTCTTGTGCTACAATTGCTTCTAGGCTTAGGGATTCTTCTCCAACTTAACAATTACAG CCGTCTGTTAGGGGCTTCATCATTGTTCCTTGTCTTCTCCTACCCGCTTATGAAGAGGTTTACATTTTGG CCTCAAGCATTTTTAGGATTGACAATAAACTGGGGAGCATTGTTAGGATGGGCTGCAGTTAAAGGAAGCGTAGAGCCAGCTGTTGTGCTCCCTCTGTATCTCTCTGGAATCTGCTGGACTCTTGTTTATGATACTATTTATGCACATCAG GACAAAGAAGATGATGTGAAGGTTGGTGTGAA GTCTACGGCTCTTAGGTTCGGTGATAACACAAAGCTTTGGCTAACTGGATTTGGCACAGCATCCATGGGGTTGCTTGCACTTTCTGGACTGAGTGCAGATCTCG GGTGGCAATACTACGCGTCACTGGTGGCTGCATCGGGACAGTTAGGATGGCAAATAGGGACAGCTGACTTTTCATCTCGCCCTGACTGCAGTAGAAA ATTTGTGTCAAACAAGTGGTTTGGTGCTATTATATTTAGCGGAGTTGTACTTGGAAGATCTTTTCAATAG
- the LOC106305808 gene encoding 4-hydroxybenzoate polyprenyltransferase, mitochondrial isoform X1, which produces MAFFVLSRVSRRLLKPTVSATLSVFHSQQHIYLSTPVTITHYINPLSKYTLWNHHNHQANRLVAGMWSSSLVLERGRQEMSGFGGVKEDSSWIDLYLPERARGYAKLARLDKPIGTWLLAWPCMWSIALAADPGSLPSFKMMGLFGCGAILLRGAGCTINDLLDQDIDTKVDRTRLRPIASGLLTPFQGLQFLVLQLLLGLGILLQLNNYSRLLGASSLFLVFSYPLMKRFTFWPQAFLGLTINWGALLGWAAVKGSVEPAVVLPLYLSGICWTLVYDTIYAHQDKEDDVKVGVKSTALRFGDNTKLWLTGFGTASMGLLALSGLSADLGWQYYASLVAASGQLGWQIGTADFSSRPDCSRKFVSNKWFGAIIFSGVVLGRSFQ; this is translated from the exons ATGGCGTTTTTTGTGCTGTCCCGTGTTTCAAGACGGTTGTTGAAACCAACCGTCTCGGCAACTCTCTCTGTATTCCACTCTCAACAACATATATACTTGTCCACACCTGTTACTATTACACACTACATCAACCCTTTGTCTAAGTATACTCTGTGGAATCATCATAACCACCAAGCTAATAGATTGGTTGCTGGAATGTGGTCGTCGTCTTTGGTTTTGGAAAGGGGTCGTCAGGAGATGAGTGGTTTTGGTGGTGTTAAGGAAGATTCTTCTTGGATAGATTTGTATTTACCAGAAAGAGCTAGAGGTTATGCTAAGCTTGCTCGTTTGGATAAACCTATTGGCACTTGGTTGCTTGCTTGGCCTTGTATGTG GTCAATTGCGTTGGCTGCTGATCCTGGGAGCCTTCCTAGTTTTAAAATGATGGGTTTGTTTGGTTGCGGAGCTATACTTCTTAGAGGTGCTGGCTGTACTATAAATGATCTGCTTGATCAGGACATTGATACAAAG GTTGATCGTACAAGATTAAGACCTATAGCCAGTGGTCTTTTGACACCGTTCCAAGGGCTTCAATTTCTTGTGCTACAATTGCTTCTAGGCTTAGGGATTCTTCTCCAACTTAACAATTACAG CCGTCTGTTAGGGGCTTCATCATTGTTCCTTGTCTTCTCCTACCCGCTTATGAAGAGGTTTACATTTTGG CCTCAAGCATTTTTAGGATTGACAATAAACTGGGGAGCATTGTTAGGATGGGCTGCAGTTAAAGGAAGCGTAGAGCCAGCTGTTGTGCTCCCTCTGTATCTCTCTGGAATCTGCTGGACTCTTGTTTATGATACTATTTATGCACATCAG GACAAAGAAGATGATGTGAAGGTTGGTGTGAAGTCTACGGCTCTTAGGTTCGGTGATAACACAAAGCTTTGGCTAACTGGATTTGGCACAGCATCCATGGGGTTGCTTGCACTTTCTGGACTGAGTGCAGATCTCG GGTGGCAATACTACGCGTCACTGGTGGCTGCATCGGGACAGTTAGGATGGCAAATAGGGACAGCTGACTTTTCATCTCGCCCTGACTGCAGTAGAAA ATTTGTGTCAAACAAGTGGTTTGGTGCTATTATATTTAGCGGAGTTGTACTTGGAAGATCTTTTCAATAG
- the LOC106305807 gene encoding calcium-dependent protein kinase 3 gives MGHRHSKSKSSGPPPSSSSSTNVVHHVQPSGGRRGSSGSGSAPVGSSSTGGSRSAASAQQNGRILGRPMENVRGTYDFGKELGRGQFGVTYLVTHKETKKLFACKSIPTRRLVHRDDIEDVRREVQIMHHLSGHRNIVDLKGAYEDRHSVNLIMELCEGGELFDRIIAKGHYTERAAADLCRQMVMVVHSCHSMGVMHRDLKPENFLFLSKDENSPLKATDFGLSVFFKPGDKFKDLVGSAYYVAPEVLKRNYGPEADIWSAGVILFILISGVPPFWGENETGIFDAILKGELDFSADPWPTVSAGAKDLVKRMLKYDPKDRLTASEVLNHPWIKEDGEASDKPLDNAVLSRMKQFRAMNKLKKMALKVIAENLSEEEIIGLKEMFKALDTDKNGIVTLEELRTGLPKLGNKISEAEIRQLMEAADMDGDGSIDYLEFISATMHMNRIEREDHLYTAFQYFDKDNSGYITMEELEQAMKKYNMGDDKSIKEIIAEVDTDRDGKINYEEFVAMMKKGNPELVTNRRRVNM, from the exons ATGGGACACAGACACAGCAAGTCCAAATCCTCCGGTCCGCCACCGTCCTCCTCTTCCTCCACCAACGTCGTCCACCATGTCCAACCTTCCGGAGGGCGCCGCGGATCTTCCGGTTCTGGCTCCGCACCCGTCGGATCTTCCTCAACCGGCGGATCCCGCTCCGCCGCATCTGCTCAGCAGAACGGTCGGATCTTAGGCCGTCCGATGGAGAATGTCAGGGGAACGTACGACTTCGGCAAGGAGCTAGGTCGTGGCCAGTTCGGAGTCACGTATCTCGTCACTCACAAAGAGACCAAAAAACTCTTCGCCTGCAAGTCGATCCCCACGCGCCGCCTCGTCCACCGTGACGACATTGAAGACGTTCGCCGCGAAGTCCAGATTATGCACCATCTAAGTGGTCACAG GAACATAGTGGACTTGAAGGGAGCTTACGAGGACAGACACTCGGTGAATCTGATAATGGAGCTGTGCGAAGGAGGGGAGCTTTTCGACAGGATCATAGCTAAAGGCCATTACACGGAGAGAGCGGCTGCCGATTTGTGCAGGCAGATGGTGATGGTTGTGCATAGTTGCCACTCTATGGGTGTGATGCACCGTGATTTAAAGCCTGAGAACTTTCTCTTCCTGAGCAAAGATGAGAACTCTCCGTTGAAAGCTACAGACTTTGGTCTATCCGTCTTCTTTAAACCAG GAGATAAGTTTAAGGATCTTGTTGGGAGTGCATACTATGTGGCCCCGGAGGTTTTGAAACGGAACTATGGACCAGAGGCTGATATCTGGAGTGCCGGTGTGATTCTGTTCATCCTTATCAGCGGTGTCCCGCCGTTTTGGGGAG AAAATGAGACAGGGATCTTTGATGCTATTCTAAAAGGAGAGCTTGACTTCTCAGCTGATCCGTGGCCAACGGTGTCGGCTGGTGCCAAAGATCTTGTGAAGAGAATGTTGAAGTATGACCCTAAAGACCGGCTTACAGCTAGCGAAGTGTTGA ATCATCCGTGGATTAAAGAAGACGGAGAGGCGTCAGACAAACCGCTTGACAATGCTGTGTTGTCCAGGATGAAACAGTTCAGAGCGATGAACAAACTAAAGAAGATGGCACTCAAGGTCATAGCAGAGAACCTGTCTGAAGAAGAAATCATTGGTCTGAAAGAGATGTTCAAAGCTCTAGACACCGATAAAAACGGAATAGTCACCTTGGAGGAGTTGAGAACCGGTCTCCCAAAGCTTGGCAATAAGATCTCTGAGGCTGAAATAAGACAGTTAATGGAAGCA GCTGATATGGATGGAGATGGATCGATTGACTACTTGGAGTTTATATCAGCGACAATGCATATGAACAGAATCGAACGTGAGGATCACTTGTACACTGCTTTCCAGTACTTCGACAAGGACAACAGCGG GTACATAACAATGGAAGAGCTAGAGCAGGCCATGAAGAAATACAACATGGGTGATGACAAATCCATCAAAGAGATCATTGCTGAAGTTGACACCGATCGT GACGGGAAAATAAACTACGAAGAGTTCGTAGCGATGATGAAGAAGGGAAATCCAGAACTGGTGACGAACCGACGCAGAGTCAACATGTAA